Proteins encoded by one window of Pseudorca crassidens isolate mPseCra1 chromosome 3, mPseCra1.hap1, whole genome shotgun sequence:
- the MRPL4 gene encoding large ribosomal subunit protein uL4m isoform X1 produces MLQLVRAGARAWLRPKGCRGLKALAEEAVQPAEKPEPVASAGHRVPVLRRCELPVLAHRRPVQAWVESLRGYEQERLGLTELHPDVFSATPRLDILHQVAIWQKNFKRISYAKTKTRAEVRGGGRKPWPQKGSGRARHGSIRSPIWRGGGVAHGPRGPTSYYYMLPMKVRVQGLKVALTVKLAQDDLHIVDSLELPTADPQYLMELARYRRWGDSVLLVDLEHEDMPQNIVAAASGLKTFSLVPAIGLNVHSMLKHQTLVLTLPTVALLEEKLLWHDSRHTPLYPFRLPYRDFP; encoded by the exons ATGCTGCAGCTAGTCCGGGCAGGGGCGCGGGCCTGGCTTCGGCCCAAGGGCTGCCGG GGCCTAAAGGCGCTGGCAGAAGAGGCAGTGCAGCCGGCGGAGAAACCAGAACCGGTGGCGAGCGCGG GTCATCGGGTGCCCGTGCTGCGCAGGTGCGAGCTCCCGGTACTCGCGCACCGGCGTCCCGTGCAGGCCTGGGTCGAGTCCCTGCGGGGCTACGAGCAGGAGCGCTTGGGTCTGACCGAGCTGCACCCAGACGTTTTCTCCGCGACGCCCAG GCTGGATATCCTGCACCAGGTTGCCATCTGGCAGAAGAACTTCAAGAGAATT AGCTATGCCAAGACCAAGACCAGGGCCGAGGTGCGGGGCGGTGGCCGGAAGCCCTGGCCACAGAAAGGCAGTGGGCGCGCCAGGCATGGCAGCATCCGCTCCCCAATCTGGCGAGGAG GAGGCGTTGCCCATGGCCCCCGGGGCCCCACAAGCTACTACTACATGTTGCCCATGAAAGTGCGGGTGCAGGGCCTCAAGGTGGCGCTGACGGTCAAGCTGGCCCAG GACGACCTGCACATCGTGGACTCCCTGGAGCTGCCGACCGCAGACCCCCAGTACCTGATGGAGCTGGCCCGCTACCGCCGCTGGGGCGACTCCGTCCTCCTTGTGGACTT AGAACACGAGGACATGCCCCAGAACATTGTGGCAGCTGCCTCTGGGTTGAAGACCTTCAGCCTAGTCCCTGCTATTG GCCTGAACGTGCACAGCATGCTCAAGCACCAGACCCTGGTCCTGACCCTGCCGACCGTCGCCTTGCTGGAGGAGAAGCTGCTCTGGCACGACTCGCGCCACACGCCCCTCTACCCCTTCCGCCTGCCCTACCGCGATTTCCCCTGA
- the MRPL4 gene encoding large ribosomal subunit protein uL4m isoform X2: MLQLVRAGARAWLRPKGCRALAEEAVQPAEKPEPVASAGHRVPVLRRCELPVLAHRRPVQAWVESLRGYEQERLGLTELHPDVFSATPRLDILHQVAIWQKNFKRISYAKTKTRAEVRGGGRKPWPQKGSGRARHGSIRSPIWRGGGVAHGPRGPTSYYYMLPMKVRVQGLKVALTVKLAQDDLHIVDSLELPTADPQYLMELARYRRWGDSVLLVDLEHEDMPQNIVAAASGLKTFSLVPAIGLNVHSMLKHQTLVLTLPTVALLEEKLLWHDSRHTPLYPFRLPYRDFP, from the exons ATGCTGCAGCTAGTCCGGGCAGGGGCGCGGGCCTGGCTTCGGCCCAAGGGCTGCCGG GCGCTGGCAGAAGAGGCAGTGCAGCCGGCGGAGAAACCAGAACCGGTGGCGAGCGCGG GTCATCGGGTGCCCGTGCTGCGCAGGTGCGAGCTCCCGGTACTCGCGCACCGGCGTCCCGTGCAGGCCTGGGTCGAGTCCCTGCGGGGCTACGAGCAGGAGCGCTTGGGTCTGACCGAGCTGCACCCAGACGTTTTCTCCGCGACGCCCAG GCTGGATATCCTGCACCAGGTTGCCATCTGGCAGAAGAACTTCAAGAGAATT AGCTATGCCAAGACCAAGACCAGGGCCGAGGTGCGGGGCGGTGGCCGGAAGCCCTGGCCACAGAAAGGCAGTGGGCGCGCCAGGCATGGCAGCATCCGCTCCCCAATCTGGCGAGGAG GAGGCGTTGCCCATGGCCCCCGGGGCCCCACAAGCTACTACTACATGTTGCCCATGAAAGTGCGGGTGCAGGGCCTCAAGGTGGCGCTGACGGTCAAGCTGGCCCAG GACGACCTGCACATCGTGGACTCCCTGGAGCTGCCGACCGCAGACCCCCAGTACCTGATGGAGCTGGCCCGCTACCGCCGCTGGGGCGACTCCGTCCTCCTTGTGGACTT AGAACACGAGGACATGCCCCAGAACATTGTGGCAGCTGCCTCTGGGTTGAAGACCTTCAGCCTAGTCCCTGCTATTG GCCTGAACGTGCACAGCATGCTCAAGCACCAGACCCTGGTCCTGACCCTGCCGACCGTCGCCTTGCTGGAGGAGAAGCTGCTCTGGCACGACTCGCGCCACACGCCCCTCTACCCCTTCCGCCTGCCCTACCGCGATTTCCCCTGA